The genomic region AGGCAAATAAATTCCCCCTGTTTAATTGATAGGTCAACATTTTTAAGGGCATATATTTTCTCATCGCCCATTCTATATATTTTTTTTACATTGTTTAATTGTATAATATTTTCCAAAAATTAACCCCCTTAACTGAAAATACCAAGTAGCATATTAATTATACTCCTAAGTTATTTAAAGTTAAAGTGGTGCACCTATAATTTTATGATTAATTTTTGACAAAGTTTCACCATTGTGTATTAAGAAGAATAGTATAATATCACAAGTTCTTGTATTACAAAAAAGGAGGAAAAAAAATGAATTATGAGTGCAGACCAATTCATCCACCGATCATGCATTATCAAATTTACCCAATTCCATTTATGCCAGTCGATCCATTATTAGCCCATGCATATGTACCATACCAAACCTATATGATGGCATATCCATTGCCAGAGGCTTTAGATAAAGGGACGTTATTCCCAGAATTATATTTTCCTTATGTTCCTGAGGATAAGAAATGGGGGGGATGTTAATGAAACACGATAGAGTTGCCCTTTTACAAAGATTACAGGAAGTTGAGTTTGCTGCCTTAGAATTAAATCTATATTTGGATACTCATCCATTAGATCAAAATGCTTTAATGCAGTATAATCAACTTGCAAGTCAATTGCAAATGTTGAAACAGCAATATGAAATGGCTTATGGGCCACTTTTGAACTTCGGGTTTTCACCAAGTCAATTCCCTTTTAAGTGGCTTGAAGGGCCATGGCCTTGGGAACGTCAATACTAATAGATAGGAGGAGGCAAGTTTATGTGGATTTATGAAAAGAAACTTCAGCATCCAGTTAGAATAGAAAAATGTGACCTTAGAATGGCAAAATATTTGTATACTCAATATGGAGGTCCGGATGGTGAACTATCTGCTGCTATAAGATATTTAAATCAAAGATACACTATTCCGACAAATGAAGCAAAAGCATTACTTACGGATATCGGAACTGAGGAACTAGCACATGTTGAAATGATTGCAACTATGATTTATCAGCTGACTGAAGATGCTACTGTAGAACAATTAGAAGCAGCTGGGTTAGGTGGAAACTATGCAATTAGAAATAGAGCACTTTTCCCAGCGGATGCTAATGGTGTGCCTTGGACAGCAACATATTTTCAAGCCCATGCAGACCCAATTGCAGATTTACATGAAGATATGGCTGCGGAACAAAAAGCTAGAACGGTATATGAAAATCTACTTAATATGACAGATGACCCAGGTATGAAGGATACTTTAAGGTTCTTACGCGAAAGAGAAGTAGTTCACTTCCAAAGATTTGGTGAAGCTTTGAGAATCGTTCAAGAATACCAACAAGCTAAAAAATACTTTTAGCTTATAATATATAAAAGAGGGTGTAAAAAATTATAGGAACTACACCCTTTTTAGCTTTGTGAATTTTTAATTAAAGTTTAATCTTATCTTGGAGCAGGCTTTGGTCTATGCCCCACCCCAAACCAAACTAACTACTTTGGCCCTATGGTTAAAAACGGCAGGAAGTGCTAAAAGTAAACCAAGAACAATTATGTTGTTTTTAAAACCTAGATGCAAACAAATTTTACATTAACCAATCTCTACTAATATTTTAACTTACTAAAACCAATAACTATCTTTGAGAAAAAAGTATTGGGATACCGAGTAGCTTAAAAGCTTTCCTAGGGGCTCAAATAAATTAATAGATATAAAAAGAACGG from Serpentinicella alkaliphila harbors:
- a CDS encoding spore coat associated protein CotJA, whose protein sequence is MNYECRPIHPPIMHYQIYPIPFMPVDPLLAHAYVPYQTYMMAYPLPEALDKGTLFPELYFPYVPEDKKWGGC
- a CDS encoding spore coat protein CotJB, with translation MKHDRVALLQRLQEVEFAALELNLYLDTHPLDQNALMQYNQLASQLQMLKQQYEMAYGPLLNFGFSPSQFPFKWLEGPWPWERQY
- a CDS encoding manganese catalase family protein, whose product is MWIYEKKLQHPVRIEKCDLRMAKYLYTQYGGPDGELSAAIRYLNQRYTIPTNEAKALLTDIGTEELAHVEMIATMIYQLTEDATVEQLEAAGLGGNYAIRNRALFPADANGVPWTATYFQAHADPIADLHEDMAAEQKARTVYENLLNMTDDPGMKDTLRFLREREVVHFQRFGEALRIVQEYQQAKKYF